Part of the Bifidobacterium sp. ESL0775 genome is shown below.
TGCGACATAAACCGCCGAGGAAATAGTCTAACCGCAAATCCGGTTTTCGTCCACTCCGTATGTCGCGCGGAAGATGCGGTATCGGGCATAAAAAGAACGTTCGGATTCAGCCAGTCGCGTGAACCAGTGGATTTCAGCCGACCCACTCTTTGAAGCGGCGCATGCCTTCGGCCAGATCTTCGTCTGCGAGCGCATACGAGAAACGCAGGAAGCCGGGGGCGCCGAACCCTTCTCCGGGGACGGCCGCGACATGGGCTTCCTCAAGGAGCAATGTGGCCAGTTCGGAGGAGGTCTTGGCAACCGTTCCGTTCTTGCCGAGCGGACGGTTCAACAGCGCTGTGACATCGGGAAGCGCATAGAACGCGCCTTTGGGCGTGCGACAGGTGACGCCATCGACGGCGTTGAGACCGGCGACGATGGCCTTGCGGCGCTTGTCGAAGGCCTTGCGCATCGTGGCGACCGCGTCAAGCGAGCCGGAAACCGCCGTAAGCGCGGCCTGCTGGCAGACATCGGCGACGTTCGAAGTCATGTGGCCTTGCAGCTTTGCCGCAGCCTTCGCCGCTGGAACGGGGGCGATCAGCCAGCCGACACGCCAGCCGGTCATGGCGTAGGTCTTGGCCACACCGTTCATGACGATAAGCTGGTCGCGCACTTCCGGTACGACGGCACCGATATATGCGGTTTTTTCGCCGTCATAGGTCAGGTGCTCGTAGATCTCGTCGCTTAAGACCCAAACGTGGTGTTCCACGGCCCACTCGCCCACGGCACGCACCGTCTTCTCGCTCCAGACCGCACCGGTCGGGTTCGAGGGAGTGTTGACGAACATGGCTTTGGTACGTGGCGTGCGTGCTGCCTCAAGCGCCTCGACTGTTGGCTCGAAACCGTTTTCGGCACCGCTGAAAACTGTGACGGGCTTGCCACCGGCCAGCTTCACGGCCTCGGGATACGTCGTCCAATAGGGAGCGGGAATGATGACCTCGTCGCCGGGATTGATGAGTATCTGCAGCGCCTCATAAACAGCCTGCTTGCCGCCGTTGGTCACCACGACCTGGTCGGGTGAGACCTCGTAGCCGGAGTCACGCAGGGTCTTCGCGGCAACAGCCTTACGCAGCGGCGGCAGACCCGGTGTCGGGGTGTAACGATGATTCTTCGGGTCGCGACACGCCGCGGCGGCCGCGTCGACGATGTAATCGGGAGTAGGGAAATTAGGCTCGCCAGCGCCGAAACCGATGACGTCGACGCCGCTTGCTTTCATCGCCTTCGCCTTGGAATCCACGGCCAACGTGGCACTCGGCGCCACACAATTGATACGGTCACTCAACGTCTGCCACTCTGCCATTTTTATCTCCCGCAAACTCGTTGATAATTTCCAACTTAAGACTAGACCGCAGTGGCGAATTGGCTAGGCGGATGTGCGTATAACGGAATTAGAGCACATTTCGCATAATTATTGCCACAAGCGTTATATAAAAAACGCCAATCGCGTCTATTCCCACATTCTGTGATTAACAACCAAAGATAGTCAACCATTCTCGATTTTGTATTACATCGAGTTTTGTGGATGGACTGTCAACTATTCCTTTAAGAAAATACCCGATGAAGCGGCTACAGCAGGACCAGATTGTCGCGATGGACCAGCGGATGGGCATATTCCTCGCCAAGCAGGCGCTTGAGCTGGGAGGTGTCGCGGCCGAGGGTGTGCGGAATCTCGTCGGAATCGAAGCTCGACAGGCCTTTGGCGATATGCTTGCCACCTTCGTCATCAATCCAAACCGGATCGCCGGCGGAGAAATCGCCATGTACCTCCAATACGCCGGCTGACAACAGACTGGCCTTGCCTCCGAGCACCGCTTTGATGGCGCCTTTGTCTCCAACCAACGAACCACGCGGATTCGCCGCGAAACCGATCCACAGACGACGTGAGGAATCGCGGTGGGCTGTCGGCGCGAAAGCCGTTCCTGTGGGTTTTCCTTTCAGAGCGTCTGCAATATTATTGGCGCTGGTAAGCACGACGGGAATGCCGGAATTGACCGCTATACGCGCAGCCTCAAGCTTGGTGACCATTCCGCCACTGCCGACACCCGACGAACTGCCGCCAACCGAAACCTTATCCAGAATCTCGTCGACGTCCGGCACGAAACCAATTCGCTTGGCGTCAGGCGTGGAAGGCGGAGCGGTATAGAGGCCATCGACGTCGGTGAGCAAAACCAACGCGTCGGCACGCACCAGATTGGCGACCAACGTGGAAAGATGGTCGTTGTCGCCGAAACGGATCTCGTTGGTCGCCAGCGCGTCGTTTTCGTTGACGATGGGCACCACGTTGAGGTCGAGCAGACGCCGCAGCGTGCGTTGGGCGTTGCGATAGCGCGAAGAACGCATCGTGTCGTCGGCTGTCAGAAGAATCTGGCCGACACGCACGCCGTAACGCGCGAAACCGGTCTCATAATGCTGCATCAGCACACCTTGGCCCACCGAAGCCGCAGCCTGCTGTGTCGAGACGTCGTCTGGCCTCGCGTCGAATCCCAACGGGCCGAAGCCCGCGGCGATGGCGCCGGACGAGACCAACACCAAGCGAGTCCCGTTTTTGGTGTGCTGTGCCAAAACCTCAACCAGCGCGCCGACCTTGTCCGTATCCAAATGGCCGGAAGGCTTGGTCAATGAGCTGGAGCCGACTTTGACCACGATGGTCCGAGCGTTCGCCACGGCAGCACGTACCTTTTCTTCCGTCTGCGTTTGAGTTTCCGACATTTTCCCTGCCACGCCTCGTGATTATTCTTCTACTGCTCGAAGGATCGCCGTGCGAACCTTATTTTTCGCCGGTTTCCGGCTCGCTGTTGTCATCATCAAACTCATGGCCGCCAAGAATCGCGTGCTCGTCGTGGCGGTCGTCGTCAACGCTTGGATCGGCCCAGTGGCCGGCGGAACGTTCCTGGCGCATCGCCTCGCGCACGGCGGTTTTGGCATCCATCATCTCGTGGTACTGGCGACGACGCTCGGCGTTGGTGCGGCGTCGGACTCGGTTGCCGTCGGCACCGTCATCCAAACGCAGATCCTTGCCTCGGGCACCCAGCTGGGCGCCGTCAAGCATTTCCGCGCCGGCGGCGATGGTCGGGTCCCAATCAAAGGCGACCGCGTTCTCGCCCTTGCCGATACGAACCTCATCGCCGGGTTTGGCTCCATGGCGACGCAATTCGTCCTCCACGCCCAAACCGGCCAAACGATCGGCGAGATAGCCTACGGCCTCGTCGTTGTCGAAATTGGTCTGGCGCACCCAGCGTTCCGGCTTCGCGCCGGTGACGGTGAACCACACCGTTCCCCTGCGGTTGCTTTCACGCTCAACCTTGAAATCAAGCGAGGTGCCACGTTCGTCATCGGAACGACGGCGGCGACGCGCCGTCTGCTCCAACGGCTTGATGACCACGCGTTCCTCGTCACGTTCGGCTTCCTCTTTGGCCAGCTTCACGCGTAGTTCGGTGACCATCTTGCCCAGAGCGAAGCCAAGCTCCTTCAAGCCCTCATGCGAGGCGGTGGAGACGATGAACGTCTTGAGCCCCATCTTCTCGAACTCGGGGCGCACGAACTCCGCCAATTCCTTGGCCTCGGGTACATCGGCCTTGTTGAGGATGATGACGCGCGGGCGTTCAGGGATCGGAATGACGCCGAGCGGCAGCTTGAGCTGGGCTGCGTATTTCGCCAGTTCCTCTTCCAGCGCGTGGTAGTCGGAAATCGGGTCGCGGTCCGGCTCGAGTGTGGCGCAATCGATGACGTGCGCGATGATTTCGGTGCGTTCGATATGGCGCAGGAACTCAAGGCCGAGCCCCTTACCTTCGGAGGCTCCTGGAATAAGCCCCGGCACATCGGCAATGGTATAGCGGTATTCCTCAAGACTGACCACGCCGAGGTTCGGCACCAGCGTGGTGAACGGGTAATCGGCGATTTTCGGCTTGGCCGAGCTCATCGCGGCGATCAGGCTGGACTTGCCTGCCGACGGGAAGCCCACCAAAGCAACGTCCGCGATCGACTTGAGTTCAAGTATTACATCACGTTCCTCACCTGGCTCACCTAGCAACGCGAATCCGGGAGCACGACGCGTCTTATTGGCCAGCGCGGCGTTGCCCAAACCGCCCATGCCGCCTGCAGCGGCGAAGAACCTGTCACCGACGTGGCGCAAATCGGCCAGCTCACGGCCGGGGTGCTTGGCCTTGCCTTGCGCGCCTTTGGCCTCGAAAATCACGGTTCCCGGCGGGACGGGCAGCACCACATCGGCGCCTTTCGAGCCGTCCTTGGTATCGCCCAGACCCATCGTGCCGCTTTCGGCCTTGCGATGCGGGACAAAACGATAATCCAAAAGGTTGTTGGCGTTTGCGTCGGCCACGAAGATGACGGAACCGCCATCCCCGCCGTTGCCGCCATTCGGGCCGGCCAGCGGCTTGTATTTCTCGCGCTTGACGCCCGCGGACCCATTGCCGCCATCCCCGCCCCTGACGTGGACGGTCACTCTATCTACAAAGTCTGTCATATTTCCTTACCTTACCGGTGGGTATTCATCTTCCCATATCCCCACCACGAGCCGCAGGATTATCGTTTTGGGCAGAAGTCGGCGTGGCTATATGGATTATTAAGACATGCAAAGAGGTCGCACCCGTGCGGGTACGACCTCTTTGATAAAAGCTAGTTAAGCTCGACTATCTCACTCGGAGACTACGTCGACGACCTTGCGATCGCGGCGAACACCGAACTTCACGTTGCCGTCGGACAGCGCGAACAAGGTGTGATCCTTGCCGGTGCCGACGTTCTGGCCGGCGTGGAACTTGGTGCCACGCTGACGAACGATGATGTTGCCGGCGACGACAGGCTCGCCACCGAACTTCTTCACGCCGAGGTATTGCGCGCTTGAATCGCGACCGTTGCGGGAAGCGGATGCGCCCTTCTTATGTGCCATTGTCTGTTCCTTTCAGTCTTTAAAACTTTCCGTTTCCTAAAATCAGGCGATCGCCGTGATCTTGATGACGGAAAGCGGCTGACGATGACCCTTGCGACGGGCGACACCAGTCTTGTTCTTGAACTTCTGAATGTTGATCTTCGGACCCTTGGCCTCATCGTCAACGACTTCAGCCTTGACGGAAACCTTGGCAAGATCCTTGGCGGCGAGCGTCACCTTGGCGCCGTCGACCACGAGCGCGACCGGGAACTCCACGGTATCGCCCTTCTTCGCATTGAGACGGTTGACCAGGATGACGTCACCGACCTCGACCTTTTCCTGATGGCCACCGGCCTTCACAATCGCGTACATATCTCGTTCCTTGCTATTTCGAAAGCTAAACTGCCCAGCACGTCTTCGACTTCCACGGCCAGACACCAGTCTTTTAGAGTACACCGACCCACGTACTAACGTCAACCAATATTAACGGCATGTCGGTACGTTGCGGACGACGCGGGGTGTTGTGTTCCCGATTTCACAAAAGAACAGGCAAAGCGGAATCAGGAACGCGGTTGATTCTTTCAGTCCTTGTCAACCGAGGACTCAGAGGACGAATCCGAATCGGACTCCTCTTCCTTTTCCTCATCGTTGGCCGCCACCGCAGCCGCGGCGATCTGCGCCAGCTTGGCCTTGACCGCCGGGCTGGAGCCCTTCGGGGCCTGCACTTCGGGGGCGCTGCCGTGTCCATGCTTGTTGGTGTGGACGAACGGGTCGCCGCCCTTCATGGCGTACGGATCGGCGTAATCGGCAGAAATCGTGGGTTCGTCATGGAGGATGAAACCGCGGCCCTTGCAAGTCGGGCATTCCTCGGAGAACGCCTCCACCAAACCCTGGCCGATACGCTTGCGGGTCATCTGCACGAGGCCCAGCGAGGTGACCTCGGCCACCTGATGCTTGGTACGGTCGCGCGCGAGGCACTCGACCAAACGCCGCAAGACGAGGTCGCGGTTGGCGGGCATCACCATGTCGACGTAATCAATCATGATCATGCCGCCGATGTCGCGCAGGCGCAGCTGACGCGCGATCTCTTCCGACGCCTCAAGGTTGCAACGGGTGACCGTCTCCTCGAGCGACTTGCCTTTGCCGATGAACCGGCCGGTGTTGACGTCGATGGTGGTCATGGCCTCGGTGCGGTCGATGACGATCGAACCGCCGCTGGGGAGGTAGACCTGACGTTCCATGCCCTTGCGCAGCTGGGAGTCGATCTGCCACTTGTCGAAGACATCCTTGCCCTGATGCTCCTCAGGATCCCACTTT
Proteins encoded:
- the rplU gene encoding 50S ribosomal protein L21, with product MYAIVKAGGHQEKVEVGDVILVNRLNAKKGDTVEFPVALVVDGAKVTLAAKDLAKVSVKAEVVDDEAKGPKINIQKFKNKTGVARRKGHRQPLSVIKITAIA
- the proB gene encoding glutamate 5-kinase — protein: MSETQTQTEEKVRAAVANARTIVVKVGSSSLTKPSGHLDTDKVGALVEVLAQHTKNGTRLVLVSSGAIAAGFGPLGFDARPDDVSTQQAAASVGQGVLMQHYETGFARYGVRVGQILLTADDTMRSSRYRNAQRTLRRLLDLNVVPIVNENDALATNEIRFGDNDHLSTLVANLVRADALVLLTDVDGLYTAPPSTPDAKRIGFVPDVDEILDKVSVGGSSSGVGSGGMVTKLEAARIAVNSGIPVVLTSANNIADALKGKPTGTAFAPTAHRDSSRRLWIGFAANPRGSLVGDKGAIKAVLGGKASLLSAGVLEVHGDFSAGDPVWIDDEGGKHIAKGLSSFDSDEIPHTLGRDTSQLKRLLGEEYAHPLVHRDNLVLL
- a CDS encoding pyridoxal phosphate-dependent aminotransferase, with product MAEWQTLSDRINCVAPSATLAVDSKAKAMKASGVDVIGFGAGEPNFPTPDYIVDAAAAACRDPKNHRYTPTPGLPPLRKAVAAKTLRDSGYEVSPDQVVVTNGGKQAVYEALQILINPGDEVIIPAPYWTTYPEAVKLAGGKPVTVFSGAENGFEPTVEALEAARTPRTKAMFVNTPSNPTGAVWSEKTVRAVGEWAVEHHVWVLSDEIYEHLTYDGEKTAYIGAVVPEVRDQLIVMNGVAKTYAMTGWRVGWLIAPVPAAKAAAKLQGHMTSNVADVCQQAALTAVSGSLDAVATMRKAFDKRRKAIVAGLNAVDGVTCRTPKGAFYALPDVTALLNRPLGKNGTVAKTSSELATLLLEEAHVAAVPGEGFGAPGFLRFSYALADEDLAEGMRRFKEWVG
- the obgE gene encoding GTPase ObgE, with the translated sequence MTDFVDRVTVHVRGGDGGNGSAGVKREKYKPLAGPNGGNGGDGGSVIFVADANANNLLDYRFVPHRKAESGTMGLGDTKDGSKGADVVLPVPPGTVIFEAKGAQGKAKHPGRELADLRHVGDRFFAAAGGMGGLGNAALANKTRRAPGFALLGEPGEERDVILELKSIADVALVGFPSAGKSSLIAAMSSAKPKIADYPFTTLVPNLGVVSLEEYRYTIADVPGLIPGASEGKGLGLEFLRHIERTEIIAHVIDCATLEPDRDPISDYHALEEELAKYAAQLKLPLGVIPIPERPRVIILNKADVPEAKELAEFVRPEFEKMGLKTFIVSTASHEGLKELGFALGKMVTELRVKLAKEEAERDEERVVIKPLEQTARRRRRSDDERGTSLDFKVERESNRRGTVWFTVTGAKPERWVRQTNFDNDEAVGYLADRLAGLGVEDELRRHGAKPGDEVRIGKGENAVAFDWDPTIAAGAEMLDGAQLGARGKDLRLDDGADGNRVRRRTNAERRRQYHEMMDAKTAVREAMRQERSAGHWADPSVDDDRHDEHAILGGHEFDDDNSEPETGEK
- the rpmA gene encoding 50S ribosomal protein L27; amino-acid sequence: MAHKKGASASRNGRDSSAQYLGVKKFGGEPVVAGNIIVRQRGTKFHAGQNVGTGKDHTLFALSDGNVKFGVRRDRKVVDVVSE